The Prosthecobacter fusiformis sequence CGATGACGCTGAAAAAGGCGACTATGCCCATTACATGCTCAAGGAAATCTTTGAGCAGCCGAATTCCATCCGCAATGCCATGCGGGGTCGCCTTTCCCGCGATGACGGCACGGCCATCCTGGGCGGCCTGAACATGACGCCGCAGGAGCTTCGTGGCATTGACCGCATCATCCTCAGCGGCTGCGGCACCGCCTTCCATGCGGCCATGGTCGGCGAATACGTCATCGAGACCCTGGCCCGTATCCCGACGGAAGTGGAAATCGCCAGTGAGTTCCGCTACCGCAACGTCCCGGCGGATAAAAACACCCTCCAGTTCGTCCTCAGCCAGAGCGGTGAAACCATCGATACCCTCGCCGCCATGCGGGAAGCACGGCGCAAAGGCATTAAGTGCCTCGGCATCGTCAACAGCGTCGGCAGCACCATCGCCCGTGAAAGCGATGGCGGTTGCTATATCCATGCTGGCCCTGAGATCGGCGTCGCTGCGACGAAGACCTTCACTTCCCAGGTCATGATCATGACCCTTCTGGGCATGCTCTTCGGCCGTATCCATCACCTCTCCAGCGCCGATGGCATGGAAATGATTGATGAGCTCGAGGCCATCCCTGACAAGATCGCCAGCATCCTCACCCAGACGGACCGCATCAAGGCCATCGCTGAAAAGCACGCCAATGCCGAAGGGATGCTGTTCATGGGCCGTCAGGCTAACTACCCAGTCGCCCTCGAAGGCGCGCTGAAGATGAAGGAAATCAGCTACATCTACGCCAGCGGCCACCCCAGCGCCGAGTTGAAGCATGGTGTCATCGCCCTGGTGAAGCCGGACATGCCCTCCGTCTTCATCGCCCCTGATGATGCCGTTTTCGATAAAAACGTCAGCAATATCGAGGAAGTCCTCGCACGCAAAGGCCCGGTCATCTGCGTCACCACCGAAGGCCGCACTGAACTGGAGCGGCTTACGGAAGACGTCATTTACGTCCCCGATTGCCCGTCCTACCTCAGTCCCCTACTCACCGTCATCCCCTTGCAGCTCCTGTCCTACTACACCGCGGTCGCCCGTGGCTGCGATGTGGACAAGCCTCGCAACTTGGCCAAGAGCGTAACTGTAGAATAAGCGGCCAGCTTGGATCAAATCACACGGATAGCCGCCACACGCGGCTATCCGTTTTTGTTTAAGAGGTTCATGCACATCCATTTATGCTGCCCTTGCACCTGGAAGTGAATGTGGACAAATGCCGAAAACTGTCACACTTCTTAGCTGTCGGAGAAATTCAGGTGCTGGAAAATGTCTCGTTGTTTGAACACAGAGACCCATTGATGCATCTCAATTACTCCAACCAAATTCACTGTGTCCAAACTTCTAAACGTGCTCTACCTCAGCACGGCGCTTGCCGTCGTGTCTCCGGTTCACGTGTGGAGTCAGGAGAATAGTCCGTCCAATTCCATCGCGGCCAGTGCGGGTGATTTCGTGGCCCAGGTCATCTTTTGGACCGAAGACCAGACACCGGCAGACTTTTTGGAGATGGCTGGCCAGCATACCAAAGCCCGCTGGCGGACGATGTACCGTCCCCAGCCACCCTCCCCTACTGCCGACCGCAACAAAGCCGCCTTCACCCTCGGCAGCCTCATCGGCGAAACCTTCCTGATTTGGGAAGCCGGGGACTCCCAGCAATTCCGCAATAATAACCAGGACATCGTCACCTATTGCCGCATGCTCGGCCTCGGGGAAAAGATGAAACCCCGCCTCATGGCCCAGGCCAAAATGGCCGAGATGGACGACTGGAAAAATCTCCGCCAAGAAATCGTGGACGGTCATCAGGAACTCATGCGCATGCTCCGCGAGCAGATGGATGACGACCTCGCTGTGCTGGTGGACATCGGTGCCTGGATGCGATCCCTGGAGATCGTTTCCAAGCTTGTCGTCGAAATTCCCGACGTGGACAAGCGCCCCCTTTGCATCGGCTCCCCCGCCCTACTGGCAGAACTCCGCCAGGACTTCGCCACCTTGGGCGAGGTCACCCGCCGCTCCCTCCTTGTGCAGCCCGTCATCAGTGTCCTCACAGAACTGGAAAAAGTCTGGAATGACGAAAACACAGGTCCCCCCACCCAGGGCATGGTCGCCCGCACCCACGAACAGCTTCGTGACGTCATGGCGGAACTGACGCTTAAATAGACCGGGTTTCTAGCTCGTTTTGGGTTTCCGAAACCTGCAGCCCATGCTCCAGTGTCACGAGTTTCGAAACTCGTTCTCATGTCTCCCGCCGACCGCATCGCCCATATCCGTCAGAGCTTCCCCGAAGAGGGCATGTTTCGGGACAAGGAATGGGTGCTATCGCCCGAAGCCTTCGCCCTGGACTCCCACACCCTTCAGCTCATCAATGACCTGGGCCCAGCCCTGCGGGCTTTTCAGCGAGCCTGCAATCGCCTCTACTTCGAGAGCCTGGAAAGGCCAGAGTTCGCCTGGGTTTCCACATTGATGGACCAGGGAAAACCCGCCCACGTCATCGCCCTCGGTCGTCTTGCCCGGTGGCGTGATGCCCTGCCCGGCGTCTTGCGCCCAGACCTCGTCCTCACCGAAGACGGCGTCTGCATTTCCGAGCTGGACTCCCTCCCCGGCGGCATCGGTCTCACCGCCTGGCTCAATGAAACCTACGACGCCCTGGGACAGCCCGTCATCGGCGGTGGTGATGGCATGGTGGATGGATTTGCCGCCGCCTTCCCGCATGAGGACATCCTCATCTCCCGTGAATCCGGCGATTACCAGCCCGAGATGGAATGGCTGGCCGGCAGACTCAACTCACGCAGCCAGGGTTTCCCCCGCAGCGTCATGAATCCCTGGAATCTCACCCCCCGCGAGATGGCCGGATCCAGCATCTACCGCTTCTTCGAACTCTTCGACCTCGATAACGTGGACCTCGCCAATGAGATGCTGAAAATGGCGGAGGAGGGCGAGATCCAGTTCACTCCGCCGCTTAAAGCCTTTCTGGAGGAAAAACTCTGGCTCGTTCTCTTCTGGTCACCCCACCTTCAGGACTGGTGGCGCGCGGCCCTCGATCAGGATCATTTCGAACTCCTGAAAAAATGCATCCCC is a genomic window containing:
- the glmS gene encoding glutamine--fructose-6-phosphate transaminase (isomerizing), with translation MCGIVGYIGKRQASPILLDGLRRLEYRGYDSAGIALLNGSDTVQIIKRAGRIENLRLAVAELAPKGETGISHTRWATHGAPTDENAHPHRDQSGKLVLVHNGVIENYQTLRDQLLAQGDTFESQTDTEVLAHMVGRYFDASDEKDGATRLRTALQAALAKVKGTYGIAAMHATVPGVIVGARLGSPLVVGLGDGEHFLASDVSAIVAHTRDVVYLNDHDIVSLTDERYDVTSMDGGIAQVKVSRVEFTADDAEKGDYAHYMLKEIFEQPNSIRNAMRGRLSRDDGTAILGGLNMTPQELRGIDRIILSGCGTAFHAAMVGEYVIETLARIPTEVEIASEFRYRNVPADKNTLQFVLSQSGETIDTLAAMREARRKGIKCLGIVNSVGSTIARESDGGCYIHAGPEIGVAATKTFTSQVMIMTLLGMLFGRIHHLSSADGMEMIDELEAIPDKIASILTQTDRIKAIAEKHANAEGMLFMGRQANYPVALEGALKMKEISYIYASGHPSAELKHGVIALVKPDMPSVFIAPDDAVFDKNVSNIEEVLARKGPVICVTTEGRTELERLTEDVIYVPDCPSYLSPLLTVIPLQLLSYYTAVARGCDVDKPRNLAKSVTVE